In Zingiber officinale cultivar Zhangliang chromosome 6A, Zo_v1.1, whole genome shotgun sequence, a single genomic region encodes these proteins:
- the LOC121995699 gene encoding lipoyl synthase, mitochondrial-like: protein MQRRLGRLFGNIAARSVTGFRGFRLQSSSASDPSIQTFPSHQPPPTAGTLAELRRRLAEESPSLSDFVYSVEVGTKKRPLPKPKWMKETIPGGTKYAAIKAKLRELKLHTVCEEARCPNLGECWSGGETGTATATIMILGDTCTRGCRFCNVKTSRTPPPPDPNEPSNVAEAIASWGLDYVVLTSVDRDDLPDQGSGHFTEAVQKLKALKPNILVEALVPDFRGDPNCVEKVSKSGLDVFAHNIETVEELQSVVRDHRANFKQSIDVLKMAKEYAPPGTLTKTSIMLGCGETPDQVINTMEKVRAAGVDVMTFGQYMRPSKRHMPVSEYVTPEAFEKYRSLGVEMGFRYVASGPMVRSSYKAGEFYIKSMIEADRAKVFSASNDGS from the exons ATGCAGCGGCGACTCGGCCGTCTCTTCGGCAACATCGCCGCCCGATCTGTCACTGGTTTCCGAGGCTTCCGGCTTCAATCTTCCTCCGCCTCTGATCCTTCGATCCAAACCTTTCCTTCCCACCAACCCCCGCCGACCGCCGGGACGCTTGCTGAACTCCGGCGTCGGCTGGCGGAGGAATCCCCTTCTCTCTCCGATTTTGTCTACTCCGTCGAGGTGGGGACAAAGAAGCGCCCGCTTCCCAAGCCTAAATGGATGAAAGAGACCATTCCCGGGGGTACTAAGTACGCCGCCATCAAGGCCAAGCTCCGGGAGCTCAAGTTACACACGGTATGCGAGGAGGCCAGGTGCCCCAACCTGGGGGAGTGCTGGTCCGGTGGCGAGACAGGAACCGCCACTGCCACAATCATGATCCTTGGGGATACTTGTACACGCGGCTGCAG GTTTTGTAATGTTAAGACATCACGGACACCTCCACCACCTGACCCAAATGAACCTTCCAATGTTGCTGAAGCAATTGCTTCGTGGGGTTTGGACTATGTGGTACTCACTAGCGTTGATCGAGATGACTTGCCTGATCAAGGAAGTGGCCATTTTACTGAAGCTGTACAAAAGTTGAAGGCATTAAAACCCAATATTCTAGTAGAAGCATTGG TTCCTGATTTTCGAGGAGATCCAAACTGTGTGGAGAAAGTTTCTAAATCTGGCCTGGATGTTTTCGCTCACAACATTGAGACAGTCGAAGAGCTGCAGAGTGTGGTCAGAGACCATCGTGCTAACTTCAAACAATCAATTGATGTCCTTAAAATGGCAAAAGAATATGCCCCTCCTGGCACACTGACAAAGACATCCATTATGTTAGGATGTGGTGAAACACCCGATCAAGTAATCAACACGATGGAGAAAGTTAGGGCGGCTGGAGTGGATGTCATGACATTTGGTCAGTACATGAGGCCCTCGAAAAGGCATATGCCGGTCTCTGAATATGTTACACCAGAAGCTTTCGAAAAGTATCGATCTCTTGGTGTTGAAATG GGATTCCGTTATGTTGCATCTGGTCCCATGGTCCGATCATCATATAAGGCAGGTGAATTCTATATCAAGTCAATGATTGAAGCTGATCGAGCCAAGGTATTCTCAGCATCAAATGATGGATCTTAA
- the LOC121995700 gene encoding LRR receptor kinase BAK1-like — MAEVEWEIRFKGFIWLVLVFDPFSRVLSNMEGDALHYLKTNLNDPNNVLQSWDPTLVNPCTWFHVTCNNDNSVIRVDLGNAQLSGALVPQLGLLKNLQYLELYSNNISGTIPSDLGNLTNLVSLDLYLNGFTGEIPDSLGKLTKLRFLRLNNNSLSGSIPKSLTNITALQVLDLSNNNLSGEVPSTGSFSLFTPISFANNPLLCGPGTTKACPGAPPLSPPPPFVPPTPPSSQGSSASSTGAIAGGVAAGAALLFAAPAILFAWWRRRKPQEHFFDVPAEEDPEVHLGQLKRFSLRELQVATDNFSNKNILGRGGFGKVYKGRLADGSLVAVKRLKEERTPGGELQFQTEVEMISMAVHRNLLRLRGFCMTPTERLLVYPYMANGSVASRLRERLPSEPPLDWSTRRKIALGSARGLSYLHDHCDPKIIHRDVKAANILLDEDFEAVVGDFGLAKLMDYKDTHVTTAVRGTIGHIAPEYLSTGKSSEKTDVFGYGIMLLELITGQRAFDLARLANDDDVMLLDWVKGLLKEKKLEMLVDPDLQNDYVESEVESLIQVALLCTQGSPMERPKMSEVVRMLEGDGLAERWEEWQKVEVVRLEEMAPRHLNSEWILDSTDNLRPVELSGPR, encoded by the exons ATGGCGGAGGTGGAATGGGAAATAAGGTTCAAAGGATTCATCTGGCTCGTCCTCGTCTTCGATCCCTTCTCTAGGGTTCTTTCCAACATGGAAG GTGATGCTTTGCACTACCTCAAGACAAACTTAAATGATCCTAACAATGTGCTACAGAGCTGGGACCCAACCCTGGTCAATCCATGTACATGGTTTCATGTTACATGCAACAATGACAATAGTGTTATCCGAGT TGATCTTGGAAATGCGCAACTATCTGGTGCTTTGGTTCCCCAGCTTGGTCTACTGAAAAATCTGCAATACTT AGAACTTTATAGTAACAACATTAGCGGGACAATTCCTAGTGACCTTGGAAATCTGACGAACTTGGTCAGTTTGGATCTCTACCTGAACGGTTTCACAGGTGAAATTCCAGATTCATTGGGAAAGCTAACGAAGCTGCGATTCCT CCGGCTTAACAACAACAGTTTGTCTGGTTCTATTCCCAAGTCTTTGACTAATATCACCGCTCTCCAAGTTCT GGATTTGTCAAATAACAACTTGTCAGGAGAAGTTCCATCGACCGGGTCTTTTTCTTTATTCACTCCAATCAG TTTTGCCAACAACCCTCTTTTATGTGGTCCTGGTACAACAAAGGCGTGTCCTGGTGCTCCTCCTTTATCTCCACCACCTCCATTTGTGCCTCCAACACCACCTTCATCTCAAG GAAGCAGTGCCTCTAGCACTGGAGCAATTGCTGGGGGAGTTGCTGCAGGTGCTGCTTTGCTTTTTGCAGCCCCTGCAATATTGTTTGCATGGTGGCGTCGTCGTAAACCACAAGAACACTTTTTTGATGTACCTG CTGAAGAGGACCCAGAAGTTCATTTGGGTCAGCTAAAAAGATTTTCTTTAAGAGAATTGCAAGTTGCAACTGACAACTTCAGCAACAAGAACATTTTGGGGAGGGGAGGGTTTGGGAAAGTATATAAAGGACGGCTTGCAGATGGTTCACTTGTAGCAGTAAAGAGGCTAAAAGAAGAACGAACTCCAGGTGGGGAGCTTCAGTTCCAAACAGAAGTTGAGATGATTAGCATGGCTGTGCACCGGAACTTACTCAGGCTGCGAGGGTTTTGTATGACGCCAACTGAAAGATTACTTGTTTATCCTTATATGGCCAATGGAAGTGTTGCATCACGTTTAAGAG agcgTCTTCCATCTGAGCCACCCCTTGATTGGTCAACTCGACGCAAGATTGCTTTGGGTTCTGCAAGAGGGCTTTCCTACTTGCATGATCATTGTGATCCAAAAATCATTCATCGTGATGTTAAAGCTGCAAACATTTTGTTAGATGAAGACTTTGAGGCTGTTGTTGGCGATTTTGGCTTGGCAAAACTAATGGACTACAAGGATACTCATGTGACCACTGCTGTCCGAGGAACTATAGGACATATAGCCCCTGAATACCTTTCGACCGGAAAATCCTCAGAGAAGACTGATGTCTTTGGATATGGAATCATGCTTTTGGAACTGATTACAGGGCAGAGGGCATTTGACCTTGCCCGCCTTGCAAATGATGATGATGTTATGTTGCTTGACTGG GTGAAAGGATTGCTCAAAGAGAAAAAACTGGAAATGCTGGTCGATCCAGATCTGCAAAATGATTACGTGGAGTCTGAAGTGGAGTCTCTCATACAAGTAGCATTGTTATGCACTCAGGGCTCCCCGATGGAACGCCCAAAAATGTCAGAGGTGGTGAGGATGCTCGAAGGCGATGGTCTAGCTGAGAGATGGGAGGAGTGGCAAAAGGTTGAAGTGGTAAGACTGGAGGAGATGGCCCCCCGCCATCTCAATAGCGAGTGGATACTAGATTCTACTGACAACCTTCGTCCAGTTGAATTATCTGGACCAAGGTAA